In Papio anubis isolate 15944 chromosome 17, Panubis1.0, whole genome shotgun sequence, the following are encoded in one genomic region:
- the RNF227 gene encoding RING finger protein 227 isoform X2, with protein sequence MQLLVRVPSLPERGELDCNICYRPFNLGGRAPRRLPGTARARCGHTLCTACLRELAARGDCSGTAARVVRLRRVVTCPFCRAPSPLPRGGVTEIALDSDLWSRLEEKARAKCERDEAGNLAKESSHADGEAEEEGESEKGAGPRSAGWRALRRLWDRVLAPARRWRRPLPSNVLYCPEIKDIAHLTR encoded by the exons ATGCAGCTCTTGGTGAGGGTGCCCTCTCTTCCGGAGCGGGGCGAGCTGGACTGCAACATCTGCTACCGTCCTTTCAACCTCGGGGGCCGCGCGCCCCGCCGCCTGCCCGGGACGGCGCGCGCCCGCTGCGGCCACACGCTCTGCACCGCCTGCCTCCGCGAGCTGGCAGCGCGCGGGGACTGCAGCGGGACGGCCGCGCGCGTGGTGCGCCTGCGCCGCGTGGTCACGTGCCCCTTCTGCCGCGCGCCCTCGCCGCTCCCGCGCGGCGGCGTCACGGAGATCGCTCTTGACTCGGACTTGTGGTCGCGATTGGAGGAAAAAGCGCGGGCCAAGTGCGAACGAGATGAGGCGGGGAACCTGGCCAAGGAAAGCAGCCACGCTGACGGAGAGGccgaggaggaaggggagagcgAGAAGGGGGCGGGGCCTAGGAGCGCTGGGTGGCGCGCGCTCCGGCGGCTCTGGGACAGGGTCCTGGCGCCCGCGCGGCGCTGGCGGCGTCCGCTGCCTAGCAACG TGCTCTACTGTCCGGAGATCAAGGACATTGCCCACCTGACCCGTTGA
- the RNF227 gene encoding RING finger protein 227 isoform X1: protein MQLLVRVPSLPERGELDCNICYRPFNLGGRAPRRLPGTARARCGHTLCTACLRELAARGDCSGTAARVVRLRRVVTCPFCRAPSPLPRGGVTEIALDSDLWSRLEEKARAKCERDEAGNLAKESSHADGEAEEEGESEKGAGPRSAGWRALRRLWDRVLAPARRWRRPLPSNGEGLPGEDAGERAPRNTEVGWLAPATANPSSFPQCSTVRRSRTLPT from the coding sequence ATGCAGCTCTTGGTGAGGGTGCCCTCTCTTCCGGAGCGGGGCGAGCTGGACTGCAACATCTGCTACCGTCCTTTCAACCTCGGGGGCCGCGCGCCCCGCCGCCTGCCCGGGACGGCGCGCGCCCGCTGCGGCCACACGCTCTGCACCGCCTGCCTCCGCGAGCTGGCAGCGCGCGGGGACTGCAGCGGGACGGCCGCGCGCGTGGTGCGCCTGCGCCGCGTGGTCACGTGCCCCTTCTGCCGCGCGCCCTCGCCGCTCCCGCGCGGCGGCGTCACGGAGATCGCTCTTGACTCGGACTTGTGGTCGCGATTGGAGGAAAAAGCGCGGGCCAAGTGCGAACGAGATGAGGCGGGGAACCTGGCCAAGGAAAGCAGCCACGCTGACGGAGAGGccgaggaggaaggggagagcgAGAAGGGGGCGGGGCCTAGGAGCGCTGGGTGGCGCGCGCTCCGGCGGCTCTGGGACAGGGTCCTGGCGCCCGCGCGGCGCTGGCGGCGTCCGCTGCCTAGCAACGGTGAGGGGCTGCCAGGGGAGGATGCAGGGGAGAGAGCGCCGAGGAACACGGAGGTTGGTTGGCTTGCTCCTGCTACCGCTAACCCTTCTTCTTTCCCCCAGTGCTCTACTGTCCGGAGATCAAGGACATTGCCCACCTGA